A window of Daucus carota subsp. sativus chromosome 2, DH1 v3.0, whole genome shotgun sequence genomic DNA:
CTATCACGAAGATTGCAGGGAAACATGAAACACGTGGGTTAGATTTATAGTTCAAATAGttggaatggaatgattgaaggaatgagaACACAGCCTAACTGTCGAAGAATTTAAAGGGCTTGATACGTTTGGGAACTCGAAGTTATGTTGTTAAAATATAGTAGTAGATAAAATTTGAATCGCCTTTGCTTGTTCTGCAATTTCCATCTGTTGTATTTGCTGTTATGTTTTAAATTGAGGCTACTGAGCTGCCCTCTGTTGTACATGTATGTTGTTCATGTACTAAGTAGTGTATTGTTGGTTTGCAGGAAATCTGTATTCACATGTGCCTTCTGTGCTGAGAAATTCTTTTGACACAAGAAGATTTATAGATGATGAGAGAATGAGAATCAATCACTTTTATGGATACTCTGGGATGTACAATGTAGCTAATCAACATCCCGGAATATCTATGCCTTATGATGCAGCGCGTGCATATGAACCAAGCTACTCGGGTGGCTACACACTGAACCCGAATGGATATTATGGTCAAGGGCTTACTCAAACATGGAGCAACGGTCAGAATGGATATTATGATCGCGGGTTCACTAGAAAAAGGAGCAATGTTCTGCATGGGTACTGTAGGCAAGGGTCTACTGGAACAAGGAGCAATACTAATTTGATCAAAAGTATGGCATGTTTGGCCAATCCGCTGGAGATTGTATCAACGGCTATGACTAGGGAGGGCTCGTTGTGTTTGCAGAATCTTCTGTTGGAAGGCAATCAGGAGATTAAAACTACTATACTTGAGGGAGTTCTTGATCACATACACCAGCTACTAATGCATCAATATGGACACCACATGATTGACAAACTTGTAGAATCTTGCGGAGATTTTGAAATGCAGAAAATTTTGGAGAAGCTTGCTTCGGAACCTGACTTGCTAGTCAGAGCTGCATGTTGCAAGGAAGGGTGAGTACATGTTTATCAAAAACCTTCTTTATAATTAACACATTATATGTGGAGATAACTGATGATTAATGAACTTACTAACTTCTGAAACAGCTCAAGTTCGATTCAGAAACTTATTAAGCACCTCAAGAAATCCCCACATAGCTGGCTCTTGACATCAGCTCTGGCTCCTAAAGTTGTGGACCTTGCAACTAACAAAACAGCCAGACATGTTTTTCGCGAATGTCTTAACCTGCTTGGTTCTCAGGCAAACAAGGTAGTTATACTCGACAAGGAACATTtctgtaatttttaatatgctaaTTTGTTTGTACCTGGTCTAATGAATGAACCTGATTTTTGTGTTTGGAACTCAGGGACTGTATGAAGAAGCAATCAAAAATTTCGATCTGTTAGCCAGAGATGAAGTAGGTTGCCTGGCCTTGAATGATTGCATCGATTTTGTAACTAACCACTTAGAAAGGAAAAGAATTCTACAGCTAGTCATAGATAATGCAATCTCCCTTGCATATGATCCTTATGGGTATTGATCAATTCTCGATTCTTGTTTTACATAAATATGCTTGAGAAATTAGTACTATAAAACGATGTCTCTTTCCTTCCAGGAACTTTATTGTGCAGAATGCAGTTCAGATTCCAGAATGTGGCCATCAAATCTGCAAAAAACTCAGGGGTCATTACATATATCTGTCCACGAAGAAATCTGGGAGTCACGTTGTGGAAAAATGCATGGAGGCGTGTAGTTCAGCAGTAATGCACGCCCTTGAAGAGATCCTGGAGAAGAAACAGGCGCTTGAACTTGCTCGCAATGAGTATGGAAACTACGTGATCCAAACAGCTTTACGTGCAACAAAGGTAATTCATCTTCTATTATTTCACACTACAGTTTCTATAGTATGATGAGGCTTACTAATGCTACTGGCAAATACCCTTTATTTTACAGAAGCCGGATTCTAATTTTCATCTTCGTAACTCCCTTCTAAAGGCCCTCCTAGCAGGCGTGGAGAGTCTTCAAGAAACGAAAGCAGGCAAAAAACTGGCTAGCAGGATACTTGATGACTGTATTGGATGTAAATGATCCGGCTTGAAGCGAACCCTGAAATGTTGCAGAAGTTCTGTCATCTTGATTTGTTTAGGCTTATGAAATCAGGTCATGTGTTTTCTGAATATTGAAGTACCATCCTTTGTTTCACAATGTAACCATTGTTGAGGTTCTTACACTTGATTGATTATGTACTTGCATGCTCATACTAGTTGTAATACTTGCAATAAGTTATAAATAACAATTTTGACAATATGCAGCCAAGTGCAAGTTTTATTAGCATCTTTGCAGACTTGCAGTCATGTTTATATTTCTTAAATTTGTTAACATAAAACCTTTGACAGAgacaagatatatatttttcttggtgGGAAATAGGAAGGAAGATCACAACAGACaagaataaataatttaacttcAGAAAGATtgaattgtttttttatatcaatttaCCAAATTTTTTTTCACAGACAAACGTTAGATTCTTGTTTTATATtagtaaaaagttaaaatctGATTACAACCAATCAAGTTCACGTTATCCCTACaagttttcaaaaattagaaaCTGTACATAGCAGCTTTCATAGCTCAGTTGGTTAGAGCACCCGTTTAGTAAGCGGGAGGTCTTGAGTTCAACTCTCAATGAAAgcatttttatgtttttgtccGAGGCTTCAACAAATTCTCCATTTTCAGGAGTGGCTAGTGGCTACTACAATAGATAATCTCACAACCTTTTCGACACTTTTACAAAACCCTTTCATGACTCCTGACTCCTGACACTATAAATATCTCATAATTAGTTTTGACACTTTTACAAAACCATGTTCTGAGTCACGACactataaatattttgtaatcgAAACCaacataaataacaataatcattatATACAAACTCGACGGTGTTTCCTAAAACTGAACTTCCAAACCAGCAAAGAGGCAGTACGGTGACTGCAAACCTGAATGACTTGGGGAAGATAGAAGGGCTATGATAATAGCGAGCCACACTGATCCTTCTGCTTTTCCAAGATGGTCCGTGTTGTCTCTTTTACTACCTGTCCGCTCACATAATGTTTTCTACATACGGGCATGTACACATCAGCACCAGCAATAAGCTCTGTTTTCGTTTCCCCTGTCTTTCTTAATGTGAATAAAGCACGTTTATCGCAAAGCTCACACCGCGCATTTAACTTGGTCACAGAGTCGGCAATAGGAATTATATCAAGTAAAGAACCAAATCTCCTCCTGCCAACATGTGCAAGTGAGGGACAGAGATGACATAACTTATACAAGATATATGCTGTGATGATCACCGAATGACAAAGTTACAACAGGTCTTCTCTAGCTATccagaaaaaaaagagaagacgAGATAGTATAAAAATCTTTACTACCTGAGATAGTCACCATCTAGGCCAGCAACTATCACAGTCTTCCCATCATAGTCAGCAACTTCACTGCAAAAATCATAAAGGTCTCCAAAAAACTGAGCTTCATCAATTCCAATCACCTCTAGCTGtcacaaaaagaagaaaatactTAACAGCACTATATATGACCTTTTTCTACCGGAAGTAATGAAGCTCGTGTCGTGGAATACTCAAGGCATGAAGATAATACATTTTTCCACAGATTAGCATGATTACTGCCATAGAACCAATTGTGTCTGATCCTCTTGTATAAATccaagtggaaaacaaattacTATATATAAGCACAGAACCCATACACGGCATGTCGgtacaaaattttgaattgttaACAGTCAATACTGAAATACCTTGTCATAAACATCTGGGCCAATCCTCTGTTTGAATGAAGATAGATGTGATAATGGCCAGCATGGAAACTTCTCCCCGTCGTGTGTCACTATGGACTCCAGGCCGTATCTTGTATCTTTGTCTGATTTTATTATTGCTACTCGTCTGCAGAGTCAATACAATAAAATACTACAATTTAGTaatcatttaaatattcatttatGTAGCATTTCTATTCATTTAATTAACATTTTTAATATACGACGAGTCGAGGATATGTCCCAATGGTGACTAAAAGACTGCAATTGACATATACTTGTACTGTGAATAGGATGCAACTATCCAAAACACAATTCTGACCACGTTTTTTATAAGTAATATGACCATACACGTTACGAAGGTAAGTGCCTACTATGTATACTGAACATAATATAGTATTAAActctatgttacccggactctccaTTTTTGTGCCTATACCCGTGTCCACCggacatgacatgggtgtgggtATGGGATCTGAGTCGGATCCTTCTTATTACAACCGGACACTTCACCTTGTAACATACCAGGTCAAAATGAAAACTTAGGCCTTGTTTCAACTTGTTTATAGAGATCAAGATCCATGAATGACTTGTTTCTATGTTGTTctattgattttatgcttcaattttcagtttgtGTGATTTATGTGCAATAGACACTATTTTTATGAATGTATAATAAATCAGTCTATATAAAGTTTTACTTGCGTGGAACTTAAGTGCCAAGTCCCCGTACCCGAGTCTAATTCCGGATCCATGTCCACGAATCCTAATTATCCTAAAACTACGAATCTGACTCTTGGATCTGTACCCGTGTCAGATACCCATACCCGTGTCCGGGTAACTTAGATTAAACTTGACAGAAATCAAGTAGAAAAGCAAGGTGGTCTACAAATGTAAGAGTATCTCAATAAAAGGTTCTTTAATTACATGTAACAAGGAGAAAGCTACATAGGTTCATATACGTAATTGGAATGGCGATACTTAAGGATTTTAACCTACATTATGGACCTTAACTTAAATTACATGTGTAAATCAATTTGATCTAGTTTGCTATGAAAGTGGCATACTAATGTAAGCTTCTAGCAAAAGGTTCCAAATGCAGCTATCAACAACATATTCCATGACACAAATCATCAAATTAACAACTATTTAAGAAACAGACCGCTTCACAATAAGGACTATAATACTGCATGCTTTACAAGCACGCATActgcaaacacacacacacacacacacacacacatttaaatatttaaggtCAAGTGTCTTCTTAAATTCTGCACATCACAGACTTTCAATATCTAAAAAacaacccaacccaattaacGGCAAAAAAGACAATCCAGAATCAAAACTTCTATAAGAAAATACTCTCCTGTGtcattcaattaaaaaaatagttcaAACAGCATAAAAATTTGACAGTTGCAATGTGCATTTCTTAATTACTAAAAACTAGCACCATCTCTACTTGCCACTGAACCTCAACAGAATTGCTTTCTAAAGGAATATCAAATAAACTTTTTAACATTCGGGGTTGGCCTAGTTGCAACGGCTATCCCCAACTAACAAATTCATGACTCTAAATCCTTACACTCATCCCTCGTATACTCAACATTGAATAATACACAATGTACCAAAACTTAACATTCTTTATTGCCCCATATCAGTATCaccatattcaactaaaaaACCCACAAACACATAAATGAAAacaagaaaacacaaactcaacAAGCTTTCCTCTCTGTAAATTCGCAAGGAAGTTTCAATACATCAAAAAATAcacaatgtaaaaaaaaaaaaaacacttttttgCCCCTTATCAGTTATCATCACATCCAACACAGAAACCCAAGAAACACAACATTTCAACAAAAAAGctcaaaaataaatgaaaatcaaCAAGCTCTTAAAGCCTAACCTTCCATCAAGACTCTCAGCCCGGACTCGACGCAGCAGAGTAGTAGTCTTCCCAGCAAACATAGGCCCCAGAATCACATGAATCTCCCCAGAGGGTCCCTTAAAACCCTCTTTATTCAAAGAAAAACCATTACTTGAGCTTGAATTATGGCAAAACAAGGGCTTTTCATGTAAAAAGCTAGGGCTCAAGGGAGCGGAAAAACTGGGGAAATTGAGCATCAAAGGGAGGGAAATTGGGGGAAAAGATGATCTGGGGTTGGAGAGAATGGGGGAGAGAgtggagagagatggagagaggaGAGATTTCATTCTTGAAAGTGTGGGATTTAGCATCAAGATTGAGGGGGCATTCACTGTTTTTAGGGTTTTGTGTTGTGGGTtttgaattgagttgtacccAGTGTTTTAAGCATAAATACTTGAATATGCGTTTAACATGGAGGGAAATTTGTACTTGCATATAATAATtcgtaaaataatttatatattttcataacataaacaaattttaatattattcggcttttatatttcaaaaaaaaatttattattcggCTTTTGTATAATGATTTATGACTATAGCGTATTATATTGTACATTTTTGTATATTTCAAAATTGTGATCAATATACCACAATAAGgacaaaattatgaatttaaaagttaaaaatattcaaatgcgagaaatatattcaattatttattaataccATAAGTGAAAAAGTCTAAAAGTTTAAATTTAACAAAGTGAGATTAGATtaatttgattgatatttaatCCAAACTATGaactataataaataattaatttataagttGTGCAATTCATgagtgacttataatatttgttattttaatatatatactagtcTTAAACTCGTGCTACGAGTGTATAGctttaaattatactccctccgtcccagtttATGTGCACTGGTTTGATTTTcatggagattaagaaaaagatagtaaatgtagttgaaaagtgggtaaagtggtgggacccatcaatatataataatagatttgagatagtgaaggaaagtagtgggtgtaatagtgtttatttaataaaaagagagtataaaatatagagataGTGGGtttaatagtgaaaagtagtgttcaaaaaatagtaagtgttataggttcattctttttgggacgtcccaaaaaagaaatgaggtcacataaaatgggacggagggagtaatttgtaaaaaatacacagatgtactgtctggttcatctatatctaattaaatcaaatattcttcgtcaaataaacaataagaatttggtttgttcgtcgagtcttcgtcttgtaagtacttcttcattaaatggaatcttctgataaaataaagtatagaaactttatatcttctgaactcctggacgtgccacaaaagattatttgtgcactgaggcttgaacatattaatgaatttctttcagtggtgtgcagcagcatcctggaatttatctgacatataattcccatgaatcatttgacgttcttcgtacggattccgatgacttgctatttacttgagctttcttatctgagttgagttgtacctctttaaatacaaataggctgaacatatgcctttcatagACCAACCATGGTTGTTAGGTGATGCAAATCCTTTCATTACCTCTTCCCTAGAACCATTACAGGGCAAAACAGTTGCAAATCTAATGTGTCTTGACTCGAAGGAATGGGATGTAGAGGTGATTCGTGATGTTTTGAATGAGAGAGACCAGGCACTCGTGCTAGCAATTCATATTGCAGCTTCGAGCTGTGATGACAAGTTGTTCTGGAACTTATAGGAGTCAGGGAATTATTCTGTAAAATCAGCTTATAAATTGCTTTAAGCTCAGAGAGGTAGTTGGTATGATGAGAACAGGGATGAAGTCTGGCAGTTGTTATGGCGTATTAAAGCTCCGCATAAAGCTTTAAATTTGGTGTGGAGAGCTTTGTCTGCGTGTCTCCCTACTCTAGTTCAACTTCAGATTAAAAGAGTACCAGTTAATTCTACCTGCCCTGTGTGTCATCTGGCAGAGGAATCAATTCTTCATAGTCTGCTTACCTGCCAGTATGCTCAACAAAGTTAGCTGCTTCTCTTACCAGGTATCAATTTTTTCGACGCCTCTTGCTTTAATTCTTGGCTGTTGACAATGTTCAGTACAATGGATTCTACAAAGCACGCTGAGATAGTTATGCTGTGTTGGTCACTCTGGACGTCACGTAATGATCTCATACGGAATCAGAAAACTTATTCGGCTCTTAAAATAGTAGCAGCAGCAAGGCAGTATCTTGCACAGTGGAAAGCGACCCAAAGCAGATCGTTTGTCACTCCTCTTCAACCTGTTCTTGAAGGAGATGGAGCTTGCACTTGGGTTAAGCCTCAACCAAATAAAGTCAAGGTATCAGTTGATGCAGTTGTTTTTGGGGAACGTCAGGGAGTGGGTTTTGGTATGGTGGCCAGAGATTGCAGTGGAGATCTTATCGAAGCTAAAGCAATTTTTTATCCGAACATGGTCACACCCCTTATGGCAGAGGCTATGGCGTTCAAGGAGGCCCTTAGCTGGATGGAGATTCGAGATTGGCATGACGCTACTGTGGAGACTGACTGTCTTGGTGTAGTGCAAGATATCAGAAGCCAAGTAGCTATGCGATCCTACTTTGGGTCGATTATTGAGGAGTGCCTACTCCGTAGGTTGAACAACGTCAGTTTGTTTTTTGTTAAACGATCTGCTGATATGGTAGCCCATCAGATAGCACGGGAATCATATTATTTGTCCGGTCGTATAATCGATAGGAGTTCTGTTCCTACTTCGATTCAACAATGTATTTCCATGGATTTGAGCACGTAATGAAATCTTagcttttcgtcaaaaaaaagaaagtaaaaatccagtttgattttttttaagagtATATTTTCATCCTAATGTTTTCTGTCTCTCACATATTCCTGCTGATGGGAAAAGAGTAAACTTTAGCCCGGTCTTTGTCCTTCATCTgtttaacaaaataatcaattttctaaattaattttaaaaattttatcctATTTATGgttaaaattgattaatattCAACAAAATCATTCTGTATTATCTGGAACATTATATTTATCCTGGTAATGTTCGGATTTCTGGTTAAGAAGTAGAGTTTCAAATTACATACTCCCTCGTCCCCCTTACGTCGGAGAACGAAAGACTccacatgcataatatataaaatattttaaactttttttttcttatgaacaaaaatttgatatttatatttttatataaaaaagaaacatttaaaaaataagtcattaaactatattttgtatacGTTTTAAAATGTGGTCGAGCCGTgcaatgtaaagaaatgagagcgACATgtagtataaattaattttagttctTAATAGAGGAGAGAAGTAAAACCAATTAATAATACAATATTTTAGGAttacaaacatatattttttttgaagagactattacaaacatatataatctCAAATAATTTCAGAAAAATCTACAAAGAAAATCTTGCTTTCAATTATAACTTGTAAAGTCCGAATTATAAAGAATCTTGTAATTCGAATTTGGTTCAAATAAGAATATCTATCAGCTTGTAAACTCTAAGTTATAGTAAGTTATAAGGAATTTGTGACTCCAAGTTCAATTCAAATAAGGATATTCAACTATTAATTTGTATACctaaataaaatttgtacaatAATTTGCATGCAGAGCTTTTCGAATCATTGCAGGAATCGGAACAAGAAGTCTCTATATAAACACCACAAAGCCATCAGTTTCATTATAAATCTTTCTCGTTACATCTTCTTTTTCAGAGTTTTCAAGTGTTTGATCATGGTATATTACAATAGCCCACTGGTCTCAACTCACCCTCAAGATCATAGCTATAATAACATGATGTCTTCTCTGCAGAATCTTGATTTGGGCTGTGCAAGTTCTTCGAAATACTCCTGCTTTTCTCCGAGACCTCTGTGTTTTGATCAGAGCAATGCTGTTCATGGTACCTTTTCTTTCACATTGTTTTTATGTTATGCAGATGATTTTATGTTGTGTGTTTgcgtgatttttgatttttttcgcGGTTTTTATGGGAACTGTTTTATTTAGTCCCTCTGGTAGCGGGGGTAAGGTCTGGGATGAACTAGGAAAAAGAACAGGATTTGTTTGATTAGTACTATTTATCTGATTTCATAGAATATTAAGGGGATTGATATGATCGAAAATACGGAACTAAATCATAAATTACTTTGTTTCTTGTTCTGCTATTTCCACTTGTTGTTTGATGTCTTTGATGTTATAGTACTCATGTATTATCTGTTAAGAAAACTAAGCAGTGTATTGTTGGATTACAGAAGCTCTTCATGGATATGTTCCCTGGTTGCCACAGCCAAGTAGTTTCGTCGACACCAATACTTTCTCAGATCAAGGACAAATGAGAACTGATCTTGGTGGATATCCTATGATGTACAATGAAGCAAATCAAGTTCCTGTAACTTCTGTGCAAAGTAATACCGTCCCTGCAGATGGTCCAAGCTACACGGGTGGTTCTACAATGAATCAGAATGGAGGCTCTGGTCAGGCGTTTACTCAACCAAGGAACGACAGTCAGAATGGAAATCATACTCAAGGCTTTACTGAAACGAACAATGTTCAGAATGGAGCCAATTTGCCAAATCCACAGGGTATTGCGTCAATGGCTATGAGGAATGAGGGCTGGATGGTTTTGCAGAATGCTGTCGTGGTGGAATTGGTGCAATGCATGCGTGTTATGAATGATATTCTACGTCGGGTTAGTCTACAGGTAGAGGCAAACGAGGCTGTTCCTAGGCATGATCAGCAAACTCCTAACAGGATCAGGAGCAGTTTTCAAGATCTGCCAGTTCCCACGAGTACTAAAACAATATTTGTAGGAGGTTTATCGTCCACAGTCACAGAGAATGACTTGATGGATTATTTTTATCAGTTTGGGACAATCACAAATGTTAAGGTAATGTATGATCACTTCACACAAAGGCCTAGAGGTTTTGGTTTCATCACATTTGACTCAGAGGAGGCAGTAGATGAGGTGCTACACTGGACATCTTTCCATGAACTCAATGGTAAAATGGCTAAGGTCAAGCGAGCTATTCCCAAGGACATATACCAGAATTCAATCAGGGGCCGGCTAGGAGCGCTAAACTATGGCCTGAGCACCGTGAGCAATCTCCTCCGTGCCTGCACTCAGGGGTATAATCCTGGGCAAGTTGGAGGTTCTGCTGCTGTTAGCGGCAGTGGATATCCTTGGATACCTTGAGCCAGCTGCTGGATTTTGTTAAACAGAGCACGATTACCACAAAAACAAGCTTACTAAgacattttcttttttcttctgtTAAGAGGCAAAATTTCTTCTCTGTATTATGCACTTTAATTAATGATAATCTCCTTTCTCCTTGCAAGTTCCACCTAGTTCATATTTCTTATGCAATGGAAAAGATATAATGTTAACTACAGAAGCCGTTTgaatgagcttaaaataagtgcttctttctTAAAGCAAAGAAGTAAAGTAGAAGTTAAAAGCAAGTtcagacttataagtgattaaagtgtttgaaaaaagagtagaagtcatgaaacaaaagctagcattttcagattcttataagtacttcttgacctTTTTCATAAACGAtatgaataagtgcttctaacttatataCTCATAAGCCGGGCTTCTAAGCCGGCCAAACACCACCATAGTTTTGttattaattaaacaaaaaatcatgttaATTACGTAAAAGTCAACTAGACCCGAACTTGTCATTTGTTTGCTAGTAATTACTAATTAGTAATTCATAgatataattatgaaatgaaaatatatacaagCACCGGTTATTTGCTAGTAATAAGTAACAGAGATTATTTCACAAGATGgaattatatatatcagcatATTAGCATATACGGGGACAGCTGAACAGTCGAAATTCAAGTAGCATGGGCATATTTAAATCATACTACCTCCCATTTTATATCAACGGGTTTGACTTTcatggagattaagaaaaagataatatatatagttgaaaagtgggtaaagtggtgggacctatcaatatttaataatagatttgagatagtggagaaaagtaatgggtgtaataatgtttatttaatagtaggagagtataaaatatagagttaGTGGGTGtgatagtgaaaagtagtgttcaaaaatagtaagtattctaagttcattctttttgggacgtcccaaaaagaaaataaggtcacataaaatgggacggagggagtagcctACTGCGAGACTCAAACATTTGAAATTTGGCAAATCTCTAAGAAGAACATGTTTGAGTTAAGGAAGTTTGAAAATCTTGGTGTCAGAAGTGTTGATAACCCTTGCATCCCCACCAATGCTTTCCAGCAATCTGCACTCGTATACCACTGACCATTTGAGTTGCTGGAGTGTTTGGAAGACGGAGCAGGGAAAAAGAGTAGTGAGTACACAGTTAGCGACTATCATTCCTTCTAAAGCAGGCATATGCAACTCATAGTTAACGCCATGGATAAAACTTCTGAGGTTTGGCAATTTGTCTAGATGATCTGATGAGAGTTTAGGGAGTGTGATAATCTTGTCACTGGTGTCAGAAGCTTCCATACCCCTTGTATCCGCAACAATGCCTTCCAACAATTCACAGCTATCCACAAATAATCCTTCGAGGAGTTTGAGTTTCCGCAAGACGGAACATGTAAAAAGAGTAGAGAGTCCACAATTAATAACTCCCACATGTACTACAGCAGGCACATGCAACTCATAATTAGCACCGCGGATAAAACTTTTGAGGTTTGGCAATTTCTCAAGTTTAACTGATGAAAGTTTGGGCAGCATGATAATCTTGTCTTTGGTGCCAGAAGCTTCAATACCCTTTGTATCCGCAACAATGCCTTCTAACACTCTGCAGCTATCCACGGACAATTCTTTGAGTTGTTTGAGTTTCTGCAAGACAGAGCATGTAAAAAGAGTAGACAGTCCACAATTAACAACTCTCATGTCTACTAAAGCAGGCATATGTAACTCATAATTAGCGCCATGGATAAAACTTTTGAGGTTTGGCAATTTATGAAGTTTAACCAGTGAGAGTTTAGGGAGTGTGATAATCTTGTCATTGGTGTCAGAAGGTTCACTATCCCTCGTATCTGCGACAATGCCTTCCACCAATTTGCAGTTACATACTACCAAGTCTTCGAGTTGATTGAGTTCCTGCAAGAAAGAGCATGTAAAGAGAGTAGAGACTCCACAATTATCAACTCCCACACGTACTAATGAGGGCATATGTAACTCACAATTAGTGCCATGGAAAAAACTTTTGAGGTTGGGCAACCCATCAAGAAGAACTGATTGTAGGTTGAAGAATGTAATTGTCTTCTTATCCATGCCGGAAACTTCATCACCCTTTGCATCCTCATCCTCCACAATTTCTTCCAACATACTACAGTTAGATATAACTAATCCCTGGAGTTGTTTTAGACTTTCAAGCACCGAAAAGGAGGAAAGTGTAGAGCACTCCAGTTCATCAACTATAAGAAACTTTAATTTGTGGAAGAAGCATTGAGATTTCAGCACATCCGACAAACAGTGTCTCAAATTTAAGCTCTCCAGATTATATAATGGAAGTTTCCATGCACTTGGAAGTTGTATTTTTTTATCACAGCTTAAAATTATGACTAGTAATTGGCAGAGGGAATCATCTCCGCCAAACTCTATCTCTTCCAAGTCAATATTCAGAGCTTCCAATTTAAGTTT
This region includes:
- the LOC108207064 gene encoding pumilio homolog 11: MENYNNNNDNNNHDYSPLLSTPSNSQDYDNVVTSLGNLDLDNVAWDDQESSLRRYDHGGLDNAQYYLFSPQLRHVNWSNTHQGPRVLDHQSQWASHGNQGNLYSHVPSVLRNSFDTRRFIDDERMRINHFYGYSGMYNVANQHPGISMPYDAARAYEPSYSGGYTLNPNGYYGQGLTQTWSNGQNGYYDRGFTRKRSNVLHGYCRQGSTGTRSNTNLIKSMACLANPLEIVSTAMTREGSLCLQNLLLEGNQEIKTTILEGVLDHIHQLLMHQYGHHMIDKLVESCGDFEMQKILEKLASEPDLLVRAACCKEGSSSIQKLIKHLKKSPHSWLLTSALAPKVVDLATNKTARHVFRECLNLLGSQANKGLYEEAIKNFDLLARDEVGCLALNDCIDFVTNHLERKRILQLVIDNAISLAYDPYGNFIVQNAVQIPECGHQICKKLRGHYIYLSTKKSGSHVVEKCMEACSSAVMHALEEILEKKQALELARNEYGNYVIQTALRATKKPDSNFHLRNSLLKALLAGVESLQETKAGKKLASRILDDCIGCK
- the LOC108206451 gene encoding thymidine kinase a — translated: MLNPTLSRMKSLLSPSLSTLSPILSNPRSSFPPISLPLMLNFPSFSAPLSPSFLHEKPLFCHNSSSSNGFSLNKEGFKGPSGEIHVILGPMFAGKTTTLLRRVRAESLDGRRVAIIKSDKDTRYGLESIVTHDGEKFPCWPLSHLSSFKQRIGPDVYDKLEVIGIDEAQFFGDLYDFCSEVADYDGKTVIVAGLDGDYLRRRFGSLLDIIPIADSVTKLNARCELCDKRALFTLRKTGETKTELIAGADVYMPVCRKHYVSGQVVKETTRTILEKQKDQCGSLLS
- the LOC135150361 gene encoding uncharacterized protein LOC135150361 is translated as MDSTKHAEIVMLCWSLWTSRNDLIRNQKTYSALKIVAAARQYLAQWKATQSRSFVTPLQPVLEGDGACTWVKPQPNKVKVSVDAVVFGERQGVGFGMVARDCSGDLIEAKAIFYPNMVTPLMAEAMAFKEALSWMEIRDWHDATVETDCLGVVQDIRSQVAMRSYFGSIIEECLLRRLNNVSLFFVKRSADMNLDLGCASSSKYSCFSPRPLCFDQSNAVHEALHGYVPWLPQPSSFVDTNTFSDQGQMRTDLGGYPMMYNEANQVPVTSVQSNTVPADGPSYTGGSTMNQNGGSGQAFTQPRNDSQNGNHTQGFTETNNVQNGANLPNPQGIASMAMRNEGWMVLQNAVVVELVQCMRVMNDILRRVSLQVEANEAVPRHDQQTPNRIRSSFQDLPVPTSTKTIFVGGLSSTVTENDLMDYFYQFGTITNVKVMYDHFTQRPRGFGFITFDSEEAVDEVLHWTSFHELNGKMAKVKRAIPKDIYQNSIRGRLGALNYGLSTVSNLLRACTQGYNPGQVGGSAAVSGSGYPWIP